GCGCCTCTCAGCCTGGTAATATCCTGGCCTTCCACCATAACCTTGCCGGCATCGGGACTCACCAGGCCTAGGATATGTTTCAACAGGACACTCTTCCCCTGGCCGCTCTCGCCGACGATGACCGTTGTCAGCCCCCGGCGGATCGGCAGATTCACCCCTTTGAGCACCTGCTGGTGGCCGAAGGATTTCCGGATATCAATCAGTTCAATGCAACAGTTTTCGCAGGTCATAGCAGAATCGACGTTATAATATAATCAGCCAGCAGGATGGCCACCGAGGAGATCACCACTGCATGGGTGGTAGCCCGGCTCACGCCTTCGGCGCCAAAGCCATCTTTATTTTTATGGACCCAAAAACCGCGATCAGCAGAAATCCATACAATAAGAATGGCAAAACAGATGGATTTAATAAAACACATGCGGATATCTGCCGCCAGCACCGCTGATTTCATCGTGGCCAGATAGGCCCCCTCACTGCCGCCCAGCAGCCGCACCCCGACCAGAAAACCGCCCACCAGACCGACGATATTGAAGATTGCGGTAAGCAGCGGCAGGGAAATAATGCTGGCCACCACTTTTGGTGAGATGAGGAACCGATAGGGATCAATGGCCATGCATTCCAGGGCATCGATCTGTTCTGAAATCCGCATGATCCCCACTTCGGCGCAGATCGCCGAACCAACCCGGCCGGTAACCATCAGCCCCGTCAGAACCGGTCCCAACTCACGGATCAGGCTCAAAGCAACCGCTGACCCCAAAGCCCCCTCAGCGCCAAACATTCTCAGGGTATAGTGGCCCTGCAACCCGAGAACCATACCGACAAAAGCACCGGTAAAAAAAATCACCGTAAACGAGGTGGCACCAATG
This is a stretch of genomic DNA from Candidatus Anaeroferrophillus wilburensis. It encodes these proteins:
- a CDS encoding ABC transporter permease, producing the protein MTWLETLGARGIVFVQDFGRAGVFLFWSLVGIFRPPFKLAPIVKQVYVIGATSFTVIFFTGAFVGMVLGLQGHYTLRMFGAEGALGSAVALSLIRELGPVLTGLMVTGRVGSAICAEVGIMRISEQIDALECMAIDPYRFLISPKVVASIISLPLLTAIFNIVGLVGGFLVGVRLLGGSEGAYLATMKSAVLAADIRMCFIKSICFAILIVWISADRGFWVHKNKDGFGAEGVSRATTHAVVISSVAILLADYIITSILL